In Streptomyces sp. NBC_00878, a single window of DNA contains:
- a CDS encoding class I SAM-dependent methyltransferase, with the protein MNTREPIIQEPEQFEPEATRRDAGAGESTRANRGWWDRNADDYQVEHGTFLGDDRFVWGPEGLDEIEAELLGPMEELAGKDVLEIGAGAAQCSRWLAAQGARPVALDLSHRQLQHALRIGAKGVGLVEADAGALPFADASFDLACSAYGALPFVADPVTVLREVRRVLRPGGRFVFSVTHPIRWAFPDEPGPEGLSVASSYFDRTPYVEQDEAGRAVYVEHHRTVGDRVRDVVAGGFRLVDLVEPEWPAWNTQEWGGWSPLRGNLIPGSAIFVCERSELGAAPAGGWGRD; encoded by the coding sequence ATTAATACGAGGGAGCCGATCATCCAAGAGCCCGAACAGTTCGAGCCCGAGGCGACACGACGCGATGCGGGGGCCGGCGAGAGCACCCGCGCCAATCGTGGCTGGTGGGACCGGAACGCGGACGATTACCAGGTCGAGCACGGCACGTTTCTCGGCGACGACCGTTTCGTATGGGGTCCCGAGGGCCTCGACGAGATCGAGGCCGAGTTGCTCGGACCGATGGAGGAACTGGCCGGAAAGGACGTCCTGGAGATCGGCGCGGGGGCCGCCCAGTGCTCGCGCTGGCTGGCCGCCCAGGGGGCCCGTCCGGTCGCTCTGGACCTCTCGCACCGGCAGCTCCAGCACGCCCTGCGGATCGGCGCCAAGGGGGTGGGGCTCGTGGAGGCGGACGCCGGCGCACTGCCGTTCGCGGACGCCTCCTTCGACCTGGCGTGCTCCGCGTACGGGGCGCTGCCGTTCGTCGCGGATCCCGTGACGGTCCTGCGGGAGGTGCGCCGGGTGCTGCGGCCCGGCGGCCGGTTCGTCTTCTCCGTCACGCACCCGATCCGCTGGGCCTTCCCCGACGAGCCCGGCCCGGAGGGGCTGAGCGTGGCCTCCTCGTACTTCGACCGCACGCCGTACGTCGAGCAGGACGAGGCGGGCCGCGCGGTGTACGTCGAGCACCACAGGACGGTCGGCGACCGTGTCCGGGACGTGGTGGCGGGCGGTTTCCGGCTGGTCGACCTGGTCGAGCCGGAGTGGCCCGCCTGGAACACCCAGGAGTGGGGCGGCTGGTCGCCCCTTCGGGGAAACCTCATCCCGGGGTCGGCGATCTTCGTGTGCGAGCGAAGCGAGTTGGGGGCAGCCCCGGCCGGAGGCTGGGGGAGAGACTGA
- the rpsA gene encoding 30S ribosomal protein S1, with translation MTSSTETTATTPQVAVNDIGNEEAFLAAIDETIKYFNDGDIVDGVIVKVDRDEVLLDIGYKTEGVIPSRELSIKHDVDPNEVVAVGDEIEALVLQKEDKEGRLILSKKRAQYERAWGTIEKIKEEDGIVTGTVIEVVKGGLILDIGLRGFLPASLVEMRRVRDLQPYVGKELEAKIIELDKNRNNVVLSRRAWLEQTQSEVRQTFLTTLQKGQVRSGVVSSIVNFGAFVDLGGVDGLVHVSELSWKHIDHPSEVVEVGQEVTVEVLDVDMDRERVSLSLKATQEDPWQQFARTHQIGQVVPGKVTKLVPFGAFVRVDEGIEGLVHISELAERHVEIPEQVVQVNDEIFVKVIDIDLERRRISLSLKQANESFGADPASVEFDPTLYGMAASYDDQGNYIYPEGFDPETNDWLEGYESQREVWENQYAEAQTRFEQHQAQVIKSREADAQAEAEGVTTPGAAPAASGGSGGGGSYSSESDDNSGALASDEALAALREKLAGGQS, from the coding sequence ATGACGAGCAGCACCGAGACCACCGCCACCACCCCGCAGGTTGCGGTCAACGACATCGGTAACGAGGAAGCCTTCCTCGCCGCGATCGACGAGACGATCAAGTACTTCAACGACGGCGACATCGTCGACGGCGTCATCGTGAAGGTCGACCGGGACGAGGTCCTGCTCGACATCGGTTACAAGACCGAAGGTGTCATCCCGAGCCGCGAGCTCTCGATCAAGCACGACGTCGACCCCAATGAGGTCGTCGCCGTCGGTGACGAGATCGAAGCCCTTGTTCTCCAGAAGGAGGACAAGGAAGGCCGCCTGATCCTCTCGAAGAAGCGCGCCCAGTACGAGCGCGCCTGGGGCACCATCGAGAAGATCAAGGAAGAGGACGGCATCGTCACCGGTACCGTCATCGAGGTCGTCAAGGGTGGTCTCATCCTCGACATCGGCCTCCGTGGCTTCCTGCCGGCCTCCCTCGTCGAGATGCGCCGTGTCCGCGACCTCCAGCCCTACGTGGGCAAGGAGCTCGAGGCGAAGATCATCGAGCTGGACAAGAACCGCAACAACGTGGTCCTGTCCCGCCGTGCCTGGCTCGAGCAGACCCAGTCCGAGGTTCGCCAGACGTTCCTCACCACCCTGCAGAAGGGTCAGGTCCGCTCCGGCGTCGTCTCCTCGATCGTCAACTTCGGTGCGTTCGTGGACCTGGGTGGCGTCGACGGTCTGGTCCACGTCTCCGAGCTTTCCTGGAAGCACATCGACCACCCCTCCGAGGTTGTCGAGGTCGGCCAGGAAGTCACCGTCGAGGTTCTCGACGTCGACATGGACCGCGAGCGTGTCTCCCTGTCGCTGAAGGCGACCCAGGAAGACCCGTGGCAGCAGTTCGCCCGTACGCACCAGATCGGCCAGGTCGTGCCCGGCAAGGTCACGAAGCTGGTTCCGTTCGGCGCGTTCGTCCGCGTGGACGAGGGCATCGAGGGTCTGGTCCACATCTCCGAGCTGGCCGAGCGCCACGTGGAGATCCCGGAGCAGGTCGTCCAGGTCAACGACGAGATCTTCGTCAAGGTCATCGACATCGACCTCGAGCGTCGCCGGATCTCGCTGTCCCTGAAGCAGGCCAACGAGTCCTTCGGTGCCGACCCGGCCTCGGTGGAGTTCGACCCGACGCTGTACGGCATGGCCGCGTCGTACGACGACCAGGGCAACTACATCTACCCCGAGGGCTTCGACCCCGAGACCAACGACTGGCTCGAGGGTTACGAGTCCCAGCGCGAGGTGTGGGAGAACCAGTACGCCGAGGCGCAGACGCGCTTCGAGCAGCACCAGGCGCAGGTCATCAAGTCCCGCGAGGCGGACGCCCAGGCCGAGGCCGAGGGTGTCACCACCCCGGGTGCGGCTCCGGCCGCCTCCGGTGGCAGTGGCGGCGGCGGTTCGTACTCCTCGGAGTCGGACGACAACTCCGGCGCCCTGGCGTCGGACGAGGCGCTGGCCGCCCTCCGCGAGAAGCTGGCCGGAGGCCAGAGCTGA
- a CDS encoding DUF3068 domain-containing protein, with product MRRKASLILLALAVFFAALSPLLRWYAFPRLAKIPANQYQDMVLEAKDATLLDYGTMKARKVDKVTIVQTLKGNVEASEKIEKTAGRDVVVWDSLSYVQGPDGKMVSKIPERYIFDAHTQEPVHATGEMVDGDPVEREGIEFKWPFLTEKRAYEYFDAQARITAPIHYKGEQDFRGVNVYYFEQTIPWTKVPFPKTMPVEGITPESVAKTGTTRWYTTVRKFWVEPTTGAPVYGEEIHREELRGGTLLGDRDKVTAFSGHVKMREDYIRSTVDLVKSQRLLVLLMTSYLPWGFLALGIGLLSLSLYLEARSRRPGDPSPTETREPEPVGA from the coding sequence ATGCGCCGCAAGGCCAGCCTGATCCTGCTCGCCCTCGCCGTGTTCTTCGCGGCGCTGTCCCCCCTGCTGCGCTGGTACGCCTTCCCGCGCCTGGCCAAGATCCCGGCCAATCAGTACCAGGACATGGTCCTGGAGGCGAAGGACGCGACCCTCCTCGACTACGGCACGATGAAGGCCAGGAAGGTGGACAAAGTCACCATCGTCCAGACTCTCAAGGGCAACGTCGAGGCCTCCGAGAAGATCGAGAAGACCGCGGGCCGCGACGTCGTCGTCTGGGACAGCCTCTCCTACGTCCAGGGCCCCGACGGCAAGATGGTCTCCAAGATCCCCGAGCGCTACATCTTCGACGCGCACACCCAGGAACCCGTCCACGCCACCGGCGAGATGGTCGACGGCGACCCGGTCGAACGCGAGGGCATCGAGTTCAAGTGGCCCTTCCTGACCGAGAAGCGCGCCTACGAGTACTTCGACGCACAGGCCCGTATCACCGCGCCCATCCACTACAAGGGCGAGCAGGACTTCCGGGGCGTAAACGTTTACTACTTCGAGCAGACCATCCCCTGGACCAAAGTGCCCTTCCCGAAGACCATGCCCGTCGAAGGCATCACTCCGGAGTCGGTCGCCAAGACGGGCACGACCCGCTGGTACACCACGGTCCGCAAGTTCTGGGTCGAACCCACCACCGGAGCGCCCGTCTACGGAGAAGAGATCCACAGGGAGGAACTGCGCGGCGGCACGCTCCTCGGGGACCGCGACAAGGTGACCGCCTTCTCCGGGCACGTGAAAATGCGCGAGGACTACATCCGCTCGACGGTCGACCTGGTCAAGTCCCAGCGGCTGCTCGTCCTGCTGATGACCTCGTACCTGCCGTGGGGCTTCCTGGCCCTGGGCATCGGACTGCTGTCGCTCTCCCTCTACCTGGAGGCCCGCAGCCGCCGCCCCGGCGACCCCTCACCGACGGAGACCCGCGAACCGGAACCGGTCGGCGCCTGA
- the hrpB gene encoding ATP-dependent helicase HrpB yields MIRYDALDLLPVRTTLPGLRDALEAHGAAVLVAPPGTGKTTLVPLVLAGLVGEGPVRRVVVAEPRRIAARAAARRMAWLLGEKTGESVGYTVRGERVVGPRARVEVVTTGVLLQRLQRDQELAGVDVVVLDECHERHLDADTVAAFLLDVRAALRPELRLVAASATTDAQGWARLFGEVPVVAAEGVSHPVEVLWAPAARPVRPPHGMRVDPVLLTHVASVVRRALSERDGDVLCFLPGVGEISRVAGQLGEFGEFGEFGDIEVLQVHGRAPAAVQDAVLSGGARRRVVLATSVAESSLTVPGVRVVVDSGLAREPRVDHARGLSALTTVRASQAAGRQRAGRAGREAPGAVYRCWAEAEDGRLPRFPAPEIKVADLTAFALQAACWGDPDASGLALLDPPPTGAMAAARSVLEAIGAVGSAGRPTERGVRMSRLGLHPRLGRALLDAGHSVGTELAAEVVALLSEEPPREYGDDLASALRGARRGGDAYAGRWRTEVRRLRAASAPAPSAPRDVPFDTCGPSLAGRAVPRAPEGARQATDDHAVGLVAALAFPERVARKQGGSYLMVSGTRAEVGDGSGLRDAPWIAVAVADRPVGAGHARVRLGAVVDEGAAREAAGALYGEGDEVRWAGGDVVARRVERLGAVELAVRPLRNIEPGLVREALVEGLREEGPALLRWSRDAEVLRQRLGFLHQQVGDPWPDVSDDALHARVDEWLEPELSRARRRADLGRIDAGQALARLLPWASGEAARFDELAPERIEVPSGSRIRIDYADPDRPVLAVKLQEMFGARESPAVAGVPVVVHLLSPAGRPAAVTSDLVSFWRDGYRGVRAELRGRYPKHPWPEDPATAEPTRHTNARLKR; encoded by the coding sequence GTGATCCGTTACGACGCGCTCGACCTCCTTCCCGTACGCACCACACTGCCCGGCCTGCGCGACGCCCTGGAGGCGCACGGTGCCGCCGTGCTCGTCGCGCCGCCCGGCACCGGCAAGACGACCCTGGTGCCGCTCGTGCTCGCCGGTCTGGTCGGCGAGGGGCCCGTACGCCGTGTCGTCGTCGCCGAGCCCCGGCGGATCGCCGCGCGGGCGGCGGCGCGGCGGATGGCGTGGCTGCTGGGCGAGAAGACCGGCGAGAGCGTCGGGTACACCGTGCGCGGGGAGCGGGTGGTGGGGCCACGCGCGCGCGTGGAGGTCGTCACGACCGGTGTGCTGTTGCAACGGCTGCAGCGCGATCAGGAACTGGCGGGCGTCGACGTGGTCGTGCTCGACGAGTGCCACGAACGGCATCTGGACGCCGACACCGTGGCGGCGTTCCTGCTGGACGTACGGGCCGCGCTGCGCCCCGAGTTGCGGCTGGTGGCCGCCTCCGCGACGACCGACGCGCAGGGGTGGGCACGGCTGTTCGGCGAAGTGCCGGTGGTCGCGGCGGAGGGTGTCTCCCATCCGGTGGAGGTGCTCTGGGCGCCGGCCGCTCGCCCGGTGCGGCCGCCGCACGGCATGCGGGTCGACCCGGTGCTGCTGACGCATGTGGCGTCGGTGGTGAGGCGGGCGCTTTCCGAGCGCGACGGGGATGTCCTGTGCTTCCTCCCCGGCGTCGGGGAGATTTCGCGGGTCGCCGGACAACTCGGCGAGTTCGGCGAGTTCGGCGAGTTCGGCGACATCGAGGTGCTTCAGGTGCACGGGCGGGCGCCGGCCGCTGTGCAGGACGCGGTGCTGTCCGGGGGTGCGCGGCGCCGGGTGGTCCTCGCGACGTCGGTGGCCGAGTCGTCGCTGACGGTGCCGGGCGTGCGGGTGGTCGTGGACTCCGGTCTCGCGCGTGAGCCGCGCGTCGACCACGCGCGCGGGCTGAGCGCGCTGACGACGGTACGGGCCTCGCAGGCGGCCGGTCGGCAGCGGGCCGGGCGGGCCGGGCGCGAGGCCCCGGGTGCGGTGTACCGGTGCTGGGCGGAGGCCGAGGACGGGCGTCTGCCGCGTTTCCCGGCGCCGGAGATCAAGGTGGCCGACCTGACGGCGTTCGCCCTCCAGGCGGCCTGCTGGGGCGATCCTGACGCTTCGGGGCTGGCACTGCTGGATCCGCCCCCGACAGGCGCCATGGCGGCCGCTCGGAGCGTTCTGGAGGCCATCGGGGCGGTGGGTTCCGCCGGGCGTCCGACGGAGCGGGGCGTACGGATGTCGCGGCTCGGGCTGCATCCGCGGCTCGGGCGGGCGCTGCTGGACGCGGGGCACTCCGTGGGTACTGAGCTTGCCGCGGAAGTGGTCGCCCTCTTGAGCGAGGAGCCTCCGCGGGAGTACGGGGATGATCTTGCGTCCGCGTTGAGGGGTGCCCGGCGCGGCGGTGACGCCTACGCCGGGCGGTGGCGTACGGAAGTCCGGCGACTGCGGGCCGCGTCGGCGCCCGCGCCGAGCGCTCCGCGGGATGTGCCGTTTGATACCTGCGGGCCGTCTCTGGCTGGTCGCGCAGTTCCCCGCGCCCCTGAAGGGGCGCGGCAGGCCACCGACGATCACGCCGTCGGTCTCGTCGCCGCCCTCGCCTTTCCCGAGCGGGTCGCCCGGAAGCAGGGGGGCTCCTATCTCATGGTGTCCGGCACTCGGGCCGAGGTGGGTGACGGGAGCGGGTTGCGGGACGCCCCCTGGATCGCTGTCGCCGTCGCCGACCGGCCCGTTGGTGCGGGGCACGCGCGCGTGCGGCTCGGGGCCGTGGTCGACGAAGGGGCCGCGCGCGAGGCGGCCGGTGCCCTGTACGGCGAGGGCGACGAGGTGCGCTGGGCCGGCGGGGACGTCGTGGCGCGGCGGGTCGAGCGGCTGGGGGCGGTGGAGCTGGCCGTGCGGCCGTTGCGGAACATCGAGCCCGGGCTCGTACGGGAGGCGCTTGTCGAGGGGTTGAGGGAGGAAGGGCCGGCGCTGTTGCGGTGGTCGCGGGACGCCGAGGTGCTGCGGCAGCGGCTCGGGTTTCTGCACCAGCAGGTCGGCGACCCTTGGCCCGACGTGTCGGACGACGCCCTGCACGCGCGCGTGGACGAGTGGCTGGAGCCGGAGTTGAGCCGGGCGCGGCGGCGGGCCGATCTGGGGCGGATCGATGCCGGGCAGGCGCTGGCCCGGTTGTTGCCGTGGGCGTCCGGGGAGGCGGCCCGGTTCGACGAGTTGGCGCCGGAGCGGATCGAGGTGCCGAGCGGGTCCAGGATCCGGATCGACTACGCGGATCCCGACCGGCCCGTGCTGGCGGTGAAGTTGCAGGAGATGTTCGGGGCGCGGGAGTCGCCGGCCGTCGCCGGGGTGCCCGTGGTCGTCCATCTGCTGTCGCCCGCGGGCCGCCCGGCCGCCGTGACGTCCGACCTGGTGTCGTTCTGGAGGGACGGCTATCGGGGCGTACGGGCGGAGTTGCGCGGCCGGTATCCGAAGCATCCGTGGCCCGAGGACCCCGCGACCGCCGAACCGACCCGGCACACGAACGCGCGCCTCAAGCGCTGA
- the coaE gene encoding dephospho-CoA kinase, with protein sequence MVKVGLTGGIGAGKSEVSRLLVEHGAVLIDADRIAREVVAPGTPGLAAVVDAFGKEVLAEDGSLDRPKLGSIVFADAEKLAVLNSIVHPLVGVRSRELEEAAAEDSVVVHDVPLLAENGLARLYDLVIVVDASPETQLDRLVRLRGMTEADARARMAAQATRDKRLEIADVVIDNDVPLEALERRVRDVWADLVRRARTTLE encoded by the coding sequence ATGGTGAAGGTTGGTCTGACCGGTGGGATCGGTGCCGGTAAGAGTGAGGTGTCGCGGCTGCTCGTGGAGCACGGTGCCGTGCTGATCGACGCCGACAGGATCGCGCGGGAGGTCGTCGCGCCGGGAACTCCGGGGCTCGCGGCGGTGGTTGATGCCTTCGGTAAGGAGGTACTCGCCGAGGACGGCAGCCTGGACCGGCCGAAGCTCGGCTCGATCGTCTTCGCGGACGCGGAGAAGCTCGCCGTGCTCAACTCGATCGTGCACCCCTTGGTGGGCGTCCGTTCTCGCGAGCTCGAAGAGGCCGCCGCGGAGGACTCCGTGGTCGTGCACGACGTCCCCTTGCTCGCCGAGAACGGCCTGGCTCGGCTCTACGACCTCGTGATCGTCGTCGACGCGAGCCCCGAGACCCAGCTTGACCGCCTCGTCCGGCTGCGCGGTATGACCGAGGCGGACGCCCGGGCCCGTATGGCCGCCCAGGCCACGCGCGACAAGCGCCTGGAGATCGCGGACGTCGTCATCGACAACGACGTACCACTGGAAGCGCTGGAGCGGCGCGTGCGGGACGTGTGGGCGGATCTTGTCCGCCGGGCCCGGACGACCTTGGAATAG
- a CDS encoding SPW_0924 family protein — MRALIAAATGLAVALALVLTITAMGSPAGRTSPKPLLTTIPSHP, encoded by the coding sequence ATGCGTGCCCTCATCGCCGCCGCGACCGGTCTCGCCGTCGCGCTCGCGCTCGTCCTCACGATCACGGCCATGGGCTCACCGGCGGGCAGGACGTCCCCCAAGCCGCTGCTCACCACCATCCCCAGCCACCCGTGA
- a CDS encoding PAC2 family protein, whose protein sequence is MLDPQGLYAWEPKGLAVVDMALAQESAGLVMLYHFDGYIDAGETGDQIVDRLLDSLPHQVVARFDHDRLVDYRARRPLLTFRSDRWADYEEPTLDVRLVQDATGAPFLLLSGPEPDVEWERFAAAVQQIVERLGVRLSVNFHGIPMGVPHTRPVGLTPHGNRTDLVPGHRSPFDEAQVPGSAESLVEYRLMQAGHDILGVAAHVPHYIARSPYPDAALTVMEAITAATGLVLPGIAHGLRTEAHRTQTEIDRQIQEGDEELVALVQGLEHQYDAAAGAETRGNMLAEPVDIPSADEIGLEFERFLAEREGDA, encoded by the coding sequence GTGCTTGATCCGCAGGGTTTGTACGCATGGGAGCCGAAGGGCCTGGCTGTCGTCGACATGGCGCTCGCCCAGGAGTCGGCCGGTCTTGTCATGCTCTACCACTTCGACGGATACATCGACGCGGGCGAGACCGGCGACCAGATCGTCGACCGGCTGCTCGACTCGCTGCCCCACCAGGTCGTGGCCCGCTTCGACCACGACCGGCTCGTGGACTACCGGGCCAGGCGCCCGCTCCTGACGTTCAGAAGCGACCGCTGGGCCGACTACGAGGAGCCCACGCTGGACGTGCGGCTCGTCCAGGACGCCACCGGCGCGCCCTTCCTGCTCCTGTCCGGTCCCGAGCCGGACGTCGAGTGGGAGCGCTTCGCCGCGGCCGTCCAGCAGATCGTGGAGCGCCTCGGCGTGCGCCTGTCCGTGAACTTCCACGGCATCCCCATGGGAGTGCCGCACACGCGCCCCGTGGGCCTCACCCCGCACGGCAACCGCACGGATCTCGTCCCGGGCCACCGCAGCCCCTTCGACGAGGCGCAGGTCCCCGGCAGCGCCGAGTCGCTGGTGGAGTACCGCCTCATGCAGGCCGGACACGACATCCTGGGCGTCGCCGCGCACGTGCCGCACTACATCGCCCGCTCTCCGTATCCGGACGCCGCGCTGACCGTCATGGAGGCGATCACGGCGGCCACCGGGCTGGTCCTGCCCGGAATCGCGCACGGTCTGCGCACCGAGGCGCACCGTACCCAGACCGAGATCGACCGGCAGATCCAGGAGGGCGACGAGGAACTCGTCGCGCTCGTCCAGGGACTTGAGCACCAGTACGACGCCGCCGCGGGCGCCGAGACGCGGGGCAACATGCTGGCCGAACCGGTCGACATCCCGTCTGCGGACGAGATCGGGCTCGAATTCGAGCGGTTCCTCGCGGAGCGGGAGGGCGACGCGTAG
- a CDS encoding DUF6343 family protein gives MRTGSEPTTARSALRARLWLSVWGLVWALAGTVAFALAGRPGWAIACGVLWLIVTVDLSMVLRHIRQGPHYQPGPDIPPYRPPEHRV, from the coding sequence ATGCGTACAGGCAGTGAACCGACAACTGCGCGCAGTGCGCTTCGAGCGCGCCTGTGGCTCAGTGTGTGGGGGCTCGTCTGGGCGCTCGCGGGGACGGTCGCGTTCGCCCTCGCCGGGCGGCCGGGCTGGGCCATCGCCTGCGGGGTGTTGTGGCTGATCGTCACCGTCGATCTGTCGATGGTCCTCAGGCACATCCGCCAGGGACCCCACTACCAGCCGGGACCCGACATCCCGCCGTACCGGCCGCCGGAACACCGCGTATAG
- a CDS encoding tetratricopeptide repeat protein, translating to MPESSGFAGRTPETHVIDFRAAEQLLAARDPRGAVKLLDGVIAAHPENTAARLMRARAFFAAAQLRPAELEFTIVLEREPDNAFAHFALARTYERSGRPDQAIRHFRLAAALDPQPEYLAAARFDS from the coding sequence GTGCCCGAGAGCAGCGGATTCGCCGGACGTACTCCGGAGACGCATGTCATCGACTTCCGTGCCGCCGAGCAGTTGCTGGCCGCGCGGGATCCGCGCGGCGCGGTGAAGCTGCTCGACGGAGTCATCGCCGCGCATCCGGAGAACACCGCGGCCCGGCTGATGCGCGCCCGTGCCTTCTTCGCGGCGGCGCAACTGCGGCCGGCCGAGCTGGAGTTCACCATCGTGCTGGAGCGCGAGCCGGACAACGCGTTCGCGCACTTCGCGCTGGCCCGCACCTACGAGCGCTCCGGCCGCCCTGACCAGGCCATACGCCACTTCAGGCTCGCGGCGGCGCTGGACCCGCAGCCCGAGTACCTGGCCGCGGCGCGGTTCGACTCCTGA
- a CDS encoding FAD-dependent oxidoreductase: MFATMGALGLAPTAQAAQREQPFHAPKPSDFTLTGRGAAKVVVVGGGIAGLTTAYELGKAGYDCTVLEARDRTGGRNFTVRGGDTTTDLYGNRQTARFGDGQYMNAGPARLPQWMVTLDYCRELGVPVEVFTNVNADAYLFNESAGMTEPMRYRTAKADVYGYVSELLAKASDKGALDAELTATDRERLVEFLKDFGELGDTLDYTGGERRGYDVVPAAAGTPGVLLGDVPSASEVFASGVGRYFSFEFGFDQAMLMFQPVGGMDRIPRALTRAIGGHRIRTGAVVSKITDKGSGVTVTYTQGGRTRSIDADYCVGALPPNILAKIPHNLGSGVQTALEAITPSSAGKIGLEYRSRWWELDHRIYGGITETDQDVTHIWHPSHGFHGERGVMIGYYNYDADADMYAKLTPRERETRAVAAGVKIYGPKYRTELASSFSHHWRQTPHLEAAWHDTPDGPDHARYKPLNEPTGRVYFAGDWLSYTDAWQHGAFTSARKAVTALHARVLAS, from the coding sequence ATGTTCGCCACCATGGGAGCGCTCGGTCTCGCCCCCACGGCCCAGGCCGCCCAGCGTGAACAGCCCTTCCACGCCCCGAAGCCGAGCGACTTCACACTCACCGGACGCGGCGCGGCCAAGGTGGTGGTCGTCGGCGGCGGCATCGCCGGCCTCACGACCGCGTACGAACTCGGCAAGGCGGGCTACGACTGTACGGTCCTGGAGGCCAGGGACCGCACCGGTGGCCGCAACTTCACGGTGCGGGGCGGCGACACCACCACCGACCTGTACGGCAACCGGCAGACGGCCCGCTTCGGCGACGGGCAGTACATGAACGCGGGCCCGGCCCGGCTGCCCCAGTGGATGGTCACCCTCGACTACTGCCGCGAACTCGGCGTCCCGGTCGAGGTGTTCACCAACGTCAACGCGGACGCGTACCTCTTCAACGAGTCGGCCGGGATGACCGAGCCGATGCGGTACCGCACGGCGAAGGCCGATGTCTACGGGTACGTCTCGGAGTTGCTCGCCAAGGCCAGCGACAAGGGGGCGCTCGACGCGGAGTTGACCGCCACCGACCGGGAGAGGCTCGTCGAGTTCCTCAAGGACTTCGGCGAGCTGGGAGACACGCTGGACTACACGGGCGGCGAGCGCCGCGGATACGACGTCGTCCCCGCGGCCGCGGGCACCCCCGGTGTGCTCCTCGGCGATGTCCCGTCCGCCTCCGAGGTGTTCGCGAGCGGCGTCGGCCGCTACTTCTCCTTCGAGTTCGGCTTCGACCAGGCGATGCTGATGTTCCAGCCGGTTGGCGGCATGGACCGGATACCGCGCGCCCTGACGAGGGCGATCGGGGGCCATCGCATACGCACTGGGGCCGTCGTTTCGAAAATCACCGACAAGGGGAGCGGCGTCACCGTCACGTACACCCAGGGCGGCCGGACCAGGAGCATCGACGCCGACTACTGCGTAGGCGCGCTGCCGCCCAACATCCTCGCCAAGATCCCGCACAACCTCGGCTCGGGAGTACAGACCGCGCTGGAGGCCATCACCCCGTCGTCCGCGGGCAAGATCGGCCTGGAGTACCGCTCCCGCTGGTGGGAGCTCGACCACCGGATCTACGGCGGCATCACCGAGACCGACCAGGACGTCACCCACATCTGGCACCCGTCCCACGGCTTCCACGGCGAGCGCGGCGTCATGATCGGCTACTACAACTACGACGCCGACGCGGACATGTACGCGAAGCTCACGCCCAGGGAGCGAGAGACGCGTGCGGTCGCCGCGGGAGTGAAGATCTACGGGCCGAAGTACCGCACCGAACTGGCGTCCTCCTTCTCTCATCACTGGCGCCAGACACCCCACCTGGAGGCCGCCTGGCACGACACCCCCGACGGCCCCGACCACGCCCGCTACAAGCCGCTCAACGAGCCCACGGGGCGCGTCTACTTCGCCGGCGACTGGCTCAGCTACACGGACGCCTGGCAGCACGGTGCGTTCACGTCCGCCCGCAAGGCCGTCACCGCGCTCCACGCGCGCGTGCTCGCGTCCTAG